A single window of Pieris rapae chromosome 4, ilPieRapa1.1, whole genome shotgun sequence DNA harbors:
- the LOC111002126 gene encoding opsin-3, whose amino-acid sequence MFDTVNATADGGAIAYAFKMVSSEVQENMLGFNIPPEHQDLVHEHWRNFPAVDKFWHYMLALIYTMLMVSSLCGNGIVVWIFSTSKSLRSASNMFIVNLALFDLVMMIEMPHLIMNSFFQKMLGYQLGCDIYATLGSVSGIGAAITNAVIAYDRYKTISCPIDGRINKVQAIILIVFTWFWTLPFTILPLTRVWGKFVPEGFLTTCSFDSFTDDSDTRVFVACIFVWSYVIPMVLICFFYSKLFSAVRLHEKMLREQAKKMNVKSLASNKDDAGKSVEIRIAKVAFTIFFLFVCAWTPYAVVTMIGTFGDRNLLTPHVTMIPAVFAKSVSCIDPWVYAINHPRYRAELEKRLPWMGIREPSAETQSTNASTATQSASTDA is encoded by the exons ATGTTCGACACCGTTAACGCGACGGCCGATGGCGGCGCCATTGCCTACGCCTTcaaaat GGTATCAAGTGAGGTCCAAGAGAACATGCTGGGCTTCAACATCCCTCCAGAACACCAGGACTTGGTGCACGAACACTGGCGTAATTTCCCGGCGGTTGACAAATTCTGGCACTATATGTTAGCTCTTATCTACACTATGCTGATGGTGTCTTCCCTATGTGGCAACGGTATCGTCGTATGGATCTTTAGCAC gTCTAAATCCCTCCGTTCGGCGAGTAACATGTTCATCGTGAACCTGGCGTTATTCGACCTGGTGATGATGATAGAGATGCCTCACCTCATCATGAACTCATTCTTCCAGAAGATGCTTGGCTATCAGCTCGGCTGCGATATATACGCCACTCTTGGTTCTGTTTCAGGAATCGGTGCGGCTATTACTAACGCCGTTATTGCATATGACAGATATAA gaCCATTTCGTGCCCGATCGACGGAAGGATTAACAAAGTGCAAGCGATCATCCTGATTGTATTCACCTGGTTCTGGACCCTGCCATTCACCATTCTACCACTGACCCGGGTCTGGGGCAAGTTTGTACCAG AGGGTTTCCTGACAACTTGCTCTTTCGACTCTTTCACTGATGACTCTGACACCCGGGTATTCGTGGCCTGCATTTTCGTTTGGAGCTACGTAATTCCAATGGTCCTCATCTGCTTCTTTTACTCGAAGCTATTCAGCGCT GTCCGGCTCCACGAGAAAATGCTTCGTGAACAAGCCAAGAAGATGAACGTGAAATCTCTAGCCTCAAACAAGGATGATGCCGGCAAGAGTGTAGAAATCAGAATCGCCAAGGTTGCGTTCACAATCTTCTTCTTGTTCGTCTGCGCTTGGACCCCATACGCTGTTGTGACCATGATTGGTACCTTTGGAGACAG GAACCTGTTGACTCCCCATGTAACCATGATCCCAGCAGTCTTTGCCAAGAGCGTGTCTTGTATTGACCCATGGGTATACGCTATCAACCACCCAAGATACAG GGCTGAGCTTGAGAAGAGGCTGCCATGGATGGGCATCCGAGAACCCAGTGCCGAAACCCAGTCTACCAACGCCAGCACTGCGACGCAATCCGCATCAACCGACGCTTAG